The sequence TTGCTTATTTAGCAATATACTACAATTAGTGTGTGACTGTTCAAAAGGGTGGTTCATCTTCTCTTACTGAATTTTTCTAACTATCCCCTGTTCCTGTGACCAAGTGTCCTGGCTGAAGGTTAGATAGAAGAAAATTCAGCTTCCAGCTCTTTCATGTGACAAGTTCCTTAAATCATCTGCTTCATATTCCTAATTTGCATACttgttgtgaggaataaatgtAAGCATGTTAGAAACACCTGACTGTTATTACATTGTCATTGTTATCTATAAAATTTGGCTCTCTAGTATCTTTTGTATTGGAAAGCTATTAGTCAACATAAAACTTGAAAGAACTACTGCTTCTCACCTTGGAGCCTCTTTCACAGAATTGCCTATATCAGATGCAGTTTGATCTCAGATTTGTGTCTACCATTTGAAGCACTTTCACTTACACTTGTTGCTTtgtgcttattttcttttttgtagttgTATTTGCCCATAGCATCTTAATAAACAGTGGTCTCACCAGAAGTTACATGTGCTTCTGACTGTAAGGCAGGGTCATCACTTTTGAATTACCACCTATCTCTTGGACTTTACCCTTTCATGCACCACCTCTTCCAGTCAATTTTTACAAGCCATACAAGTAGCTTTTAAAGTTGGACATTCCCAAATCTGTCCAGATCTTTTCATTTGATTGATAACCAAGATATACTTAACTTAATAATATTTAAGTGACATAGGGCTCCTTTTTATCCTGTTGGATTGTTAGAAGTGAGAGGACTTTTCATGCCAATAACTCTCTATCAAAGTCAGTTCCAGGAAAACAAATGACCACTTGCATTTCCAAAACTGTTTTGTAATCATCATGTCTTTCACTTAAGACTCTTTCTTACATAAATTGCagtttatgtgattttaaaacatttattgctGACACTCATAAAAGCAAGGTTAATTTAGTAGTTTTTGAGAGTTTTTGGATATCATTACCTGACATCTGGAAATTGCAAGATGTCAAGCCAGTCTTGCTAAGGACCAGTGAGTTAAAAAGCTAACAGAGGGTTTCCCTTTAAAGAAATGCCTTGTATAATTGGCAAGCTGTTCCTTTTTAGACCCTTTCCACTGGAGATTCTTACTTGCTATATAACATCAGAAAAACACTAAGAGGCtcagttttattatttgttaAGGAGGGGTAAAGATGAGGTGGCATAAATAATGGCTCCTTCTAccaacattgttgttcagttgctaaatcgtgtccaaccaTGGGACagcatgaattgcagcacaccaagcttctctgtccttcactgtctcttggaattTGCTACCAACATTACTTGAATACTTTTAAAACTTAACTAGCatgctcttctctctttttttttatcttcataaCAACACTATGAAATAGGTTATATGACCTGACCTATTAAATACTAATAGTCAAAAAGGCTAAGTAAATTGTTAAACACTGAAAAACTAATAGTCAAAGAGGCTAAGTAAATTGTTCAACATTGAAAAACTCTTCATTTGAGAATAATATATTCcttgaattaatatttatattcctGCAAATCAAACTTTGAGCTCCTGAAAGCAATAATAAAATTCTATTTACTTTTATAGCTTAATAGTTAACAGAATTcccagacacaggagatgtgtgcTCAGAAGACATCcaaataaaaatactggagtggattgccattcccttctccagaggatcttactgacttagggactgaaccttggtctcctgcattgcaggcagattttttaccatttgaactacagggaagtcctatgagaaatataagaaaactCTGATACTTGTTATGCACATGAACAATAGAGGCATAAATCTTGTCCTTTTGTAATGTGATTTGGTTTagtctctttgcaatcccatggactgtagtctgccaggtgtatctgtccatggaattctccaggcaagaatactggagtggattgccattcccttctccagagaatcttcctgattcagggactgaatcctgctctcctgcattgcagacagattctttatcatttgagctacaGGAAAGTCCTTTTTGCAATACACTTTGCAAAGAAAACCTTATCTACTAAAAGAGAAGAGACAGAATGACAAAGGAAGCCAGCAATGTGCTTGCAGGTTGAGAGAGAACACTCAATTACAGAAAAGCCAATAATGAGGTTGAACATTCAGAGAAAATACCCAATCACAGACTAGCAATAACCTTCTAACATTAAGGCCTGAAATTCATGTCTTTGTCTCCAATATGCTTACTTCTGTGGATAAGAATAAGAACACATTACACATTATCCGTCACAGCTCACAAAGTACCCACAATTTTATTctcaagaatataaaatttatgtCATGTTAACAGTTATATGCTTATGAACATAAATTTCTCACTTTAGAacctgcctaagaaaactcaatATTTTGGGCAAAATAAGATAAGTGtgggacaaaaggagaagggccaAGGAGATTTCTGATGaggagtgagagaaagagaaactctAAATGCAACTTCAGCTTTATTAAAGGGGACACAGTCAGTTCATCCAGTTTGagattaaaatttaaagatatGAACTTCAGTCCACTCATTTATTACTGATTTGAAAACCATCCTACCTAGTTGTCTTAATTACCATCCTTTCTTCAGTAACCTCTGGATTCCTTGCTTAATCTCCTGGGTTCGTACCCCATAGACAATGGGGTTGAGGGCTGCAGGAATGACATGGTGGAGGACATTGAGCAAAACTGGCACATCAGGGGACACCTTCTTCTTTGCCACGTGAGTGAGGACAAAGACCAGGAGGATGGTGCTGAAGAAGAGGATCAGGATGAAGTGGGAGCCACACGTGCTTAGGGCCTTGGCCACAGCTCCTTCTGACTTGAGTTTCAGCACAGCCCGCAGTATGAGGGTATAGGAGAGGAAGATGAGGATTAGGTCAGATCCCAGCAGTGCCCAGCCAAATGCAAACTGATAGAGGCGATTGATGGTAATATCATCACAAGAGAGCCTGGACACAGACATATTGGCACAGATGCAGTTCTCAATGACATTTCTCCCACAATAATGGAGTAGTCCTGAGAGAATAGGAATGGGCAGAATAGTAAGGGAATTTCTTGCCAAAATGAAAATGGCTGCCTTGACAACAAATTGGTCAGTGATGATGGATGGGTACCTCAGAGGatggcagatggccacatagcggtcataggccatgaccaTGAATGTGCAGGACTCCATGGCAAGGAAGGAATTCATGATGAACATCTGAAAGAAGCAGGCAAAGAAGCTGATGGACCTGAGGTCAAACCAGAAAATGGCCAGGACCTTGGGGATGACAGTGAGGCAGAGTACCATGTCCAGCAGAGATAGGAGGCTAAGCAGGTAGTACATGGGCTCATGTAGAGAGGCCTCCAGCCGGATGGTGGTCAAGAGGGTGGTGTTGGCCCCCATGGCCAGTAAAAAAAGGAGGCTAAGGGGCAGGGACAACCAGAGTTGCCAGCTTGGGGACCTAGCAAAACAATTGAGGAGGAAATCTGAAGCCTCAGTGGAGATATTGCCATTTTGGTGTACTGTcatattttgtcatttatttctatagCTTTCTTTTAGTGATCtgtaaaattaagataaaaaatcAGCTATTTATTTGAGGTATATGAAAATAGAACTTGCTTTATCTAGTGATTTGTGGATCCTAGCAGGCTATCTTGAATTAGGAGAATTTATCTGTTATCCTTTTTGATGTTCTACTTGATTATTCCTATTACTTTATAGAATGTAAGGGGATGAAGTTATATGATTTGTTTATGCATGTTTGATTTGTTCcaggttattttttaattaattaagtcTTTACAGAAACTAAGAGACATAGAAAATTACTTAGAAAACTGTTAAATTTTGTGACAAATTATTGTCCAAGTTTGTACCTGCaagtttcttcctgttttttaaaagacCATACAGAATGTGTCACACCCACAGTTTAACTATAACAATGCATACAAAGAAATAGCAGAGACTGTCACAAACTAGGGACTCACataaatagctgaaaacttccatcCACCCCCATCTGACCTTTCAGCCACTTTTATTTTgagttatatatttaaaaatattatactgCAAAAATAGAGTTTGGATTCTCCCTTAAAAATCATCTTAATTTGTTTCCTATGGATTCTTCCTAAAAttgctttttttctatttcttaaccTTCCTATCAGTAGAACTCCTAACTTATTGAAGAAACAACCTTAACATGAGATTGAGTAATTTCTCCAAGCTATGCTGGActgattgttgctgttgttgtttaatctccaagcCATCTTCAAGTCTTTCCAAACCCagtgactgtagcctgtcaggaccctctgcccatgggatttaccaggcaggaatactggagtgggttgccattcctttctccaggagatcttccaaacccagataTTGAATCCAAGTCTTTActcggattctttactgctgagtcaccgtGGAAACCCCAATGCTGGACTGATGAAAAATGATTCTTCTGACTGCAATAATGTGAGGGTGATGATGTCCACCTTTAAAGCCCTTCCATCTCCTTCGGATTTCCTCTTTCCATCTTCAATATAGTAATCCACATATAAGTCCccatcctccctcccccatccccatacACTTCTAGGCACTTGTTCAATGTTGATATTGTTTTCTTGTTATTTAAACATTCCCTCATCATGCTGTTAAGGACTAGTGTCACAAAACTTAATTAGGAAATGTCCTTAAGTTtaaaagagggaaaacaaaagCCATTCTAAGCACAATGGATAATACAAGAAAACAGTGCTGTAAGCAATGACAGAGTCTTGCATAAACTATTATGGTTGTATAGGGGAGGGCTGACTAAAGTACATGGGGAATAGGCTGGAGAAAAAAATCGTGAAAAAAGGTATCCTCTTTTATATTAGTGATAAAGATTCTAAGATTCTCCTTCTCCTGAATTGTGACTGAGAGTGCAGAGAAGACTGTAGCTGGGCTAAATGTACAGGTCTGTTCTTTCTAGGATCCTTCAAATCATGTAgtccattgtatttatttttttttttattttaaaaaatttaatttgctttcttccagccttttttttaacaccaaaaaagagTTCAGCATGTAGAAAAGCAATATGTATGaatgtatttcttaaaacaaTGTTTATAAGGAAACATTGGGAAAGAATTTAAATGTCTCATAGGTgaatagttaaaaaaattatgagattCAACTCAATGGCCATTTGAAATAGTTTAGCTCATTGCATTTAAATCTGTCAACACAGATAGATGTCTCTGTTAAAGTGTTATCTTGTGGGTTCAGAAACTTTATAACAGGAATTCAAGAACGCCCCTCTTCATTTCTCACTAGGCTCACTAACATAAAACCACATATTGTTTAGTTTTTGAGCTCATACCACTACTGGGAACTGTGATCAAATATCTAGGGTTTCGTCTCATTGAATCATTCACCCTCCTGTGAGATATACTTTACTATCACCACGttacaaacaaggaaactgaTTCTCAAAATCTTAATCATTCTCACAGTATTAAGCTAATCCTACTCCTGTCTAATCCTAGTCCAATGTGTTAGATTTTAATAATTTCTAGGTTACCCTTGGTCCTAATGAATAATTATGTGATAATGTACTTACCTCctcaatattgtttaaaaaaattcacctgtGATAAAATTAATAGTTTTGAAACTAGAAATGATAGAGAAGAAATAGCTTTGGAGTAGGGGCAGGGTGGCAAGGGAAAGGAACATTTAACCAAACTGTGAACCTGGAACAGAACAATATTTTCATAAAGATAgaaacatactttattttttagtggTTCGCATAGTGGTTTTGCTTCCAGCTATGAATTCTAGTCTTCAAATGCAGTTCCAGTCCTCCTCAGCTGTCTCCTCCCAGATTCTCCTCATCAGAGAGTCCCTGTTAGTGACCAGGGCTGGCTCtcagaagaagaaggaggagctTCGTCTTTCAGAGTTCTTGTCTTCACTCCTCCTGGTCCTCTGCTTCCCCAGACAAAAGGTCCTGTCCAGCTAGTGTCTGCCAGGCATGGCCTTCCCACTTGATATGTAGGTGAGATTAAGTGATCTTCCAATTCTTCTTCTCTTGCTGATAACAGAATACACTAGTAGTGACTCAGACAATTTTAGAATTAATTTTAAGCATATTATATCATTTACTAAATTAAAGTACATACATGATGACTAGGAATTAGTATTAATCTTGGAAAAGTATTGGTCTGTTGTCAATATTGTTCAACAAGATCTGGAGACAAGAAAGGGAGATAAGGAGAGACAAATAATAATGATAGGAGTGAGAAAATCATTGAGTGGAAATGGTGCTCTAAGCTTGCTTTCCCTGGGGGTCTCTGTTGGTCTGGAGGAAGTTGCACATGGTGGAGTGACTTGGCCAAATGAATGGAAGAGGAAGAGCAGAAGTGGGGAGGACACAAGCATATGTGCCCAGAAAATAGATGGTGGAGAGAAGATGCAAAAAGAGAATCCTGAAATTACAACAGAATagattggattgagaagagagaaGACAAAGGGAGTCAGAGAAATAAAGGAGAGAGCAGAAAGTGGATCAGATACTTTTATGAAATGGGAATGGCAATAAAGGGCAAACTAGGGAAGATTTCTAAGTAATGATAACCAAAAGAGTGTGATAGGgaatcttctttctcttctaaatCTGTGTTGTTCCTCACGTTCCCAGACGAGTTCAATGAAAGATGTTTAAGATCTCTTCAACATGATATTCTGCTGCAGATTCATGAACTCCCACATGGACCAAACCTTTCCCCAGCACGCACAGAATCTGGACCCAACTTTGGCATGCTCATCTTCATCTGGCCCTATGCCATTTTTTGCTCTCACATCCCTTCAACTCCTATTCTCAAACTTCAACCCTGCAGGTCTTCCATCTGCAAGCCCAGTTTTATTCCCAGTGCAGTCCCTGCTCTAGCAAGGGGTCCACTATCACAGTGGTGACTTGGTGCCTTGATTTTCTGCTGGAGCAGACTTACTGGATGGAGACAGTGATCTCTGCCAGGGAGGGAGAGTTCTGCCTCTGTCTGGCTCTTCTACACTCTGGCTTTCAGAATGGAGAGTTTATGCTTGAGTTTCTACTTCCCCAGGGAAAGACTGCCTTGCTGGCCCCTCAGGGACCAGAGACTCAAGAGCCCAATATCTTTTTAACCCACTGGGAGAAAGACCTCCTATCAGTTCTTCAAAATCTGTTTTCCCTAAGGAGAGTTGATATTGCCCCAAAGGAATCTCACAATCAATTGTTGGACCAGTTAAATGGGTAAAATGCAatgtgtactgtgcttagtcatgtttgactctttgtgaccccctgccaggctcctctgtccgtggggattctccagaatactggagtgggttgccatgccctccttcagggtatcttcccaacccaggggttgaacccaaggctcctgcattgcgggcagattctttaccagctgagctactagggtaTCAAGGAATGTTTAACAGTAGGATTCCTGTGTGCTGCTTCCTGTCTCTCTTGAGCCTTATCAGTTCCTGACAGGAGTGAGCAGAGCGGCAAGCCACTCCCAGGACTGAGATCAAagagatgggatgcttgcataggatttccttcattagcttttccatttgaTGAAAGGGATTATTTACGGccctcttttgatatggattgcCTTTTGGCTCTATAGTCTCTATTTCTCCTTGTTTCCTCAGTAACTTGTAAATTCTGGTCTCctgatctttatctgaagaagctaCTTTGTAATATGGTATGTATATATACTCACACAGAGTTCAACAAGGCACCCTGTTCCaccagagacttgggtccccgtgtccttctttctctctctctctctctggctgattccctggagtgtGGAGGCCTGCCAAGTTCATTTTCCTGCCCGGGCTTTCAAGACCTCTCAAGACTTCTTGAGAGGGTGCCCTGCACCTCCATGAGCTGTACAAGCCCTGTCCAAGGGCTTTATTGGCTttctgcataacccagggaatattagcctctttccttctttcactttcttattgtcaactggggcccaccaggttccggtccattaaaggaccccagcACTAGGGAAAATGCAAtacttaagaaataaaaacatgattaaatctaggcttcactttcactttcacgcattggagaaggaaatggcaacccactccagtgttgttgcctggagaatccgagacaggggagcctggtgggctgcggtctatggggttgcacagagtcggacacgactgaagtgacttagcagcagcagcagagcaagaAGGTTGAAGGCTAAAAGCTTTGATACCAGTGGGTATCAAGTTCTGATTTTCCTTGATAAAACATATGCCTTGTGTGTAAATCCAATCTTGTTCACTTCTATGCTGACAGCTTATAGTAACTGTAAAACACACAGATCCACTCCCTAATCTTTTCACCTAGAACCAGTAGTTTTACTTGAGTGAAGTTTTCAAGAAGCCCTATTCTTGTGATACTTTTGATGTAAAATTTCAAGATAACAGCTTATAGCTAATTGCTTACTTTGTAATATAGTACATTACTTCCTGGAAGGTCAAAAGTATGGTTGATCCTCTGTTATTCAATTTTTCTAACTATTCCCCATTCCTGTGACCAAGTGTCCTAGGCTAAAGTTTAGATACTAATAGAACAAAATTCAcctcttggctctgccacttgaCAAGATGCTTAAATTATCTATCTCTTATTCCTAATTTGTATATTTGCTATGAGGAGTAAGTGTGAGCATGTTAGGAACATTTGACTGTTATTAcatggttattattattactattattaatattataaagtttggcttcctagtttttttttttttttgaaaaccattCACTAACACAAACATTGAAGTAAGTGCTGGTTCACACCCAGCATCTTAATAAACATGGTTGTCTCACTGGAAGTCATGCGCGCCTGGACTGTTACTCAGGGCCCTCTCTGGTAGACTACTACCTATCTCCTGGAAATTACCCTCTCACGCACCACTTTCCCCAGTCAATTTTTACATGCCTTATACCTAGATTTTTAAGCCAGACATTCCAAAATTTGTTCAGATCTTTTCATTTGGTTCATAACCATAACTTaatttaacaatatttaaattaaataggcCTCCTTTTATCCTGTTGTATTGATTAATGTTGGTTGTTATAAGATAGAGTGCTTTTAGGCTAAATAACCCCCCGTAAAGGCCAGACTCAGGTAAACAATGACTGCTTGCActtaaatcattttataattaaCATGTTCTTCATTTAACACTTTCTTACATATTCAGTTTCAAagtttttgtgattttaaaatatttatcattgaTACTCACTTTAAAGCAAGGTCAATTGAGTATCTTTTGAGAGTTTTTGAA comes from Dama dama isolate Ldn47 chromosome 1, ASM3311817v1, whole genome shotgun sequence and encodes:
- the LOC133052941 gene encoding olfactory receptor 56A3-like — encoded protein: MTVHQNGNISTEASDFLLNCFARSPSWQLWLSLPLSLLFLLAMGANTTLLTTIRLEASLHEPMYYLLSLLSLLDMVLCLTVIPKVLAIFWFDLRSISFFACFFQMFIMNSFLAMESCTFMVMAYDRYVAICHPLRYPSIITDQFVVKAAIFILARNSLTILPIPILSGLLHYCGRNVIENCICANMSVSRLSCDDITINRLYQFAFGWALLGSDLILIFLSYTLILRAVLKLKSEGAVAKALSTCGSHFILILFFSTILLVFVLTHVAKKKVSPDVPVLLNVLHHVIPAALNPIVYGVRTQEIKQGIQRLLKKGW